A window from Oreochromis aureus strain Israel breed Guangdong linkage group 16, ZZ_aureus, whole genome shotgun sequence encodes these proteins:
- the LOC116325677 gene encoding GDP-Man:Man(3)GlcNAc(2)-PP-Dol alpha-1,2-mannosyltransferase-like encodes MGHDNHHHLSLCFCDLMRLLWSLLVPCLYLSLILTLVLLLLLLGVRMWLQGRRKTRRAQDDGPAVAFFHPYCNAGGGGERVLWCSLRALMHRYPGVSFVVYTGDQGVTGEQILEGARQRFNITLPRSVTFVFLRHRVLVEASSYPHFTLLGQSAGSMFLGWEALTAFVPDLYVDSMGYAFTLPIFRYLGGCKVASYVHYPTVSTDMLSVVRERNPRFNNADFISRNPILSALKVVYYCCFALLYGLAGSCSDVIMVNSTWTLGHILALWRSPSRTSIVYPPCDIRAFLDVPLEDEDEMEGWEELGREEEDGGGGDRKRHSIVSVGQFRPEKDHQLQIRAFRKLLDRKGDGPGGRESLRLVLIGGCRNQEDEERVLMLRGLCQELGIADHVEFKLNIPFEELKRELVDATIGLHTMWNEHFGIGVVECMAAGTIVLAHKSGGPKLDIVVPYEGRQTGFLADSEDSYAAAMETILSLSPAARLEMRRNARDSVERFSDQEFESCFLAAMEPLMGTLER; translated from the exons ATGGGACACGACAACCACCACCACttatctctgtgtttttgtgatttaaTGAG GCTGCTGTGGTCGCTGCTGGTGCCATGCCTCTACCTGAGCCTGATCCTGACCCtcgtcctcctgctgctcctcttGGGGGTCCGCATGTGGCTGCAGGGGCGCCGCAAGACCCGCCGGGCTCAGGATGATGGCCCGGCGGTGGCTTTCTTCCACCCCTACTGTAACGCGGGAGGAGGCGGGGAGCGGGTCCTCTGGTGCTCCCTGAGGGCCCTCATGCACcg ATATCCCGGCGTCTCCTTTGTGGTTTATACGGGTGACCAGGGAGTGACCGGTGAGCAGATTCTGGAGGGAGCCCGGCAGCGATTCAACATCACGCTGCCTCGATCAGTCACCTTTGTCTTCCTGCGTCACCGTGTACTCGTGGAGGCCAGCTCTTACCCTCACTTCACCCTACTGGGTCAGAGCGCAGGCTCAATGTTCCTGG ggtGGGAGGCACTGACGGCCTTCGTTCCTGACCTGTATGTGGACTCGATGGGCTACGCCTTCACCTTGCCGATCTTCCGCTACCTGGGAGGCTGTAAAGTAGCGAGCTACGTTCACTATCCCACTGTCAGCACCGACATGCTGTCTGTGGTCAGAGAAAGGAACCCAAG GTTCAACAATGCTGATTTCATCTCAAGAAACCCCATCCTGAGCGCATTGAAGGTGGTGTACTACTGCTGCTTTGCTCTGCTGTACGGCCTGGCCGGCTCCTGCAGCGACGTCATCATGGTGAACTCCACCTGGACGCTGGGACACATCCTCGCTCTGTGGCGCTCTCCGAGCCGCACCAGCATCGTCTACCCTCCCTGTGACATCAGGGCCTTCCTAGATGTCCCACTGGAGGACGAGGACGAGATGGAGGGCTGGGAGGAGCTtggaagagaagaagaggacGGCGGCGGAGGGGACAGGAAGCGCCACTCCATCGTGTCGGTGGGTCAGTTCAGGCCAGAGAAGGATCACCAGCTTCAGATCAGAGCATTTCGCAAACTGCTAGACAGGAAAGGGGACGGCCCAGGGGGAAGGGAGTCTCTACGGCTGGTGCTGATTGGCGGATGCAGGAACCAGGAGGATGAGGAGAGGGTGTTGATGCTGCGGGGACTCTGTCAGGAGCTGGGCATCGCCGACCATGTTGAATTCAAACTTAATATCCCCTTTGAGGAGCTGAAGAGAGAGCTGGTGGACGCCACCATTGGTCTGCACACAATGTGGAACGAACACTTCGGCATCG GTGTGGTGGAGTGTATGGCCGCAGGCACCATCGTTCTTGCCCACAAGTCCGGAGGTCCAAAGCTGGACATCGTGGTGCCGTACGAAGGCAGGCAGACGGGCTTCCTGGCTGACAGTGAGGACAGCTATGCGGCTGCCATGGAAACCATCCTGTCGTTGTCACCAGCTGCTCGACTGGAAATGCGCCGTAACGCCAGGGACTCTGTGGAACGATTCTCCGACCAGGAGTTTGAGTCTTGTTTCCTGGCTGCCATGGAGCCTCTGATGGGTACTCTAGAGCGATGA
- the LOC116325685 gene encoding serine/threonine-protein kinase Nek5 isoform X4, translating into MKAKLGDFGIARMLNNTMELARTCVGTPYYLSPEICENRPYNNKTDIWSLGCVLYELCTLKHPFEASSLRQLVSKICRGRYSPVPSRYSYDLRLLVTQLFKVNPRDRPSVTSVLRRPILEKNISKHLDTQVMQEEFSHTVLHRNKAVGSQPVKTRAGAANTQGKIQKARVAERPGNANKRVPARPDWKVPLKAYTPTYHKPPQRREAQLAANREFPGIQRFNGQQPVSHYQHYHAQLDAFQRRNKEDVLPLPLPPVERPKEQCEDQAAPCSVEPYQRVAAARNEYLQRRQEANHYKLRAEKQLGLRPCTAERNSKPGGQEQEVGKPEHQHMPLEKRQGGQQEYLRQLDLIRQQYHLEMKQMRMRAEAEAKPQHKHETFVLEQSKDTEPSVDNKEPQKAAPALDVEAALRQIREENRDQMRALERKHKDKRGIMFEIRLDHEELREDDEEEKEEEGRKQDDQEVDPLNRTLSFQEGAQLKLKDWLQGRRGWSNRTPQTLLNALGNMDINSVYNTAVEAGQGEEVAGRRQWIDKPPNTLLRALAQAELTSSTLDSVATDLETQQGGTEEEINPDEEEERDGEEEEESDVEMDEERLEPRSDDDDTNFEESEDELREAVADSMRNLFVMEDTNSDEKEQEREPQADRMEEEMDEGAVSSGDPQQIQAEVQNSSEEAGSFKVFPSEPESHRQHTTASNEQHQTP; encoded by the exons ATGAAAGCGAAGCTAGGGGACTTTGGAATCGCAAGAATGTTGAATAA TACCATGGAGCTGGCCAGGACTTGTGTTGGGACACCGTACTACCTCTCCCCAGAGATCTGTGAGAATCGGCCCTATAACAACAAGAC GGATATCTGGTCTCTCGGGTGTGTCCTGTATGAACTCTGTACCCTAAAACATCCA TTTGAGGCCAGCAGCTTGCGACAGCTTGTCAGTAAAATCTGCAGGGGGCGCTACAGCCCAGTACCCAGTCGCTACTCCTACGACCTACGCCTGCTGGTCACCCAGCTCTTTAAG GTCAACCCACGAGACCGTCCCTCAGTCACCTCAGTCCTCCGACGTCCTATTTTGGAGaaaaatatcagcaaacacctGGATACTCAG GTGATGCAGGAGGAGTTTAGCCACACCGTGTTGCATAGAAACAAAGCTGTGGGGTCTCAACCAGTTAAAACAAGAGCAggagcagcaaacacacaag GTAAGATTCAGAAGGCTAGAGTAGCCGAGAGGCCGGGGAATGCCAACAAGCGAGTGCCTGCTAGACCAGATTGGAAAGTCCCTCTCAAAGCCTACACACCCACCTACCATAAA CCTCCTCAACGTAGAGAAGCACAACTAGCAGCCAATAGAGAGTTTCCAGGGATCCAAAG gtttaaTGGTCAGCAGCCTGTCAGCCATTACCAACACTACCACGCCCAGTTGGATGCCTTTCAGAGGAGGAACAAAGAGGAtgttcttcctcttcctcttcctcctgtggAAAGACCAAAGGAGCAATGTGAAGACCAAGCTGCTCCTTGTTCTGTGGAACCATATCAGCG TGTGGCTGCTGCTCGAAATGAATACCTGCAGAGAAGACAGGAGGCCAACCACTATAAGCTGAGAGCAGAGAAACAGCTG GGTCTGCGTCCATGTACAGCTGAGCGCAACAGCAAGCCTGGTGGTCAAGAGCAGGAGGTGGGCAAACCTGAACACCAGCATATGCCTCTTGAGAAGAGACAGGGGGGTCAGCAG GAGTACTTGCGTCAGCTCGATCTCATTAGACAGCAATATCACCTGGAGATGAAACAGATGAGGATGAGAGCTGAAGCAGAG GCCAAGCCACAACACAAACACGAGACCTTTGTGTTGGAGCAATCCAAGGACACAGAACCATCTGTCGACAACAAAGAGCCCCAGAAAGCAGCACCTGCACTG GATGTTGAAGCAGCTCTGAGGCAGATCAGAGAGGAGAACAGAGACCAGATGAGAGCTTTggagagaaaacacaaagacaaa AGGGGAATCATGTTTGAGATCCGATTAGATCATGAAGAGCTAAGGGAAGACgatgaggaggagaaagaagaggaaggaaGAAAACAGGATGACCAG GAAGTGGATCCACTGAATCGAACTCTGTCCTTCCAGGAAGGAGCACAGCTGAAGCTCAAGGATTGGCTACAGGGGAGGAGGGGGTGGAGCAACAGGACTCCTCAGACTTTGCTGAACGCGCTCGGCAACATGGACATCAACTCAGTCTACAACACGGCAGTCGAGGCTGGACAAG GTGAGGAAGTGGCAGGTCGTAGGCAGTGGATTGACAAGCCCCCTAACACCCTACTCAGAGCTCTGGCTCAGGCTGAGCTCACATCATCAACTCTAGACTCAGTGGCCACAG atTTAGAGACACAGCAGGGCGGAACAGAGGAGGAGATTAACCcggatgaagaggaggaaagggatggggaagaagaggaggagtctGATGTAGAGATGGATGAAGAGCGTCTGGAGCCGCGGTCAGATGACGATGACAC GAACTTTGAGGAGTCAGAGGATGAGCTGAGAGAAGCAGTGGCAGACTCCATGAGGAACCTTTTTGTCATGGAGGACACAAACTCAGACGAAAAGGAGCAGGAACGTGAACCACAAGCTGAtaggatggaggaggagatggatgaaGGTGCAGTAAGCTCTGGAGATCCTCAACAAATCCAAGCAGAGGTCCAGAATTCAAGTGAAGAAGCGGGATCGTTCAAGGTATTTCCTTCTGAGCCCGAGTCCCACAGACAACATACCACAGCTTCAAACGAGCAGCATCAGACTCCTTAA